The Saccharothrix variisporea genome has a segment encoding these proteins:
- a CDS encoding ABC transporter ATP-binding protein, with translation MTALLEVRDLGISFGGVRAVDGLTFSVAHGEIVSVIGPNGAGKTSAFNCVTGFYKPTRGRVVLDGKDITGWSPFAVAAAGVARTFQNLRLFPDLTVLDNVRAGMHLRGGQNAFDALLRTPRFKRAEKYLTEKAHEWLDFVGYEGPRGGPVRDLPYGRQRQVEIARALAREAPLVLLDEPGAGLNHGEKAELLGLIRRIRDLGRTVVLIEHDMGLVMEVSERVVVLDHGREIADGTPAQVKADPAVVEAYLGREG, from the coding sequence GTGACCGCCTTGCTGGAGGTGCGGGATCTCGGGATCTCCTTCGGTGGTGTGCGGGCCGTGGACGGGTTGACGTTCTCGGTGGCGCACGGGGAGATCGTGTCGGTGATCGGTCCCAACGGGGCCGGCAAGACCTCGGCGTTCAACTGCGTGACCGGGTTCTACAAGCCGACCCGGGGCCGGGTGGTGTTGGACGGCAAGGACATCACCGGGTGGAGTCCGTTCGCCGTCGCGGCGGCCGGGGTGGCGCGGACGTTCCAGAACCTGCGCCTGTTCCCCGATCTGACCGTGTTGGACAACGTGCGGGCCGGGATGCACTTGCGGGGCGGCCAGAACGCGTTCGACGCCCTGCTGCGCACCCCCCGGTTCAAGCGGGCGGAGAAGTACCTGACCGAGAAAGCCCACGAGTGGCTGGACTTCGTCGGCTACGAAGGTCCGCGCGGCGGGCCGGTGCGGGACCTGCCGTACGGGCGGCAGCGGCAGGTGGAGATCGCCCGTGCGCTGGCCCGCGAGGCTCCCCTGGTGCTGCTGGACGAGCCGGGGGCGGGTCTCAACCACGGCGAGAAGGCCGAGTTGCTCGGGTTGATCCGGCGCATCCGCGACCTGGGGCGGACGGTCGTGCTGATCGAGCACGACATGGGACTGGTCATGGAGGTCTCCGAACGGGTCGTGGTGCTCGACCACGGCCGCGAGATCGCCGACGGCACGCCCGCGCAGGTCAAGGCGGACCCGGCGGTGGTCGAGGCGTACCTGGGACGGGAGGGCTGA
- a CDS encoding dihydrodipicolinate synthase family protein, which yields MNGDLVNHPWRGIHVATALPFRDDLSVDLDAYAAHVAWLAEHGMDGVTPNGSLGEYQTLTPEERALVVRTAVEAAPAGFGVMPGVAAYGSGEVVRWVEQAASAGAKSVLLLPPNAYRADRATVVAHYREAAKVGVPIVAYNNPYDTKVDLTADLLAELHGEGLIVAVKEFSGDVRRAYEIREAAPELDLLIGTDDVLVELALAGAVGWIAGYPNALPDACGELYRLAVAGDVAAALPLYRDLHSLLRWDSKTEFVQAIKLSMDVAGRRGGPCRPPRLPLTPEQHARVTADTEAALAKGYR from the coding sequence GTGAACGGAGACCTCGTGAACCACCCCTGGCGCGGCATCCACGTCGCCACCGCCCTGCCCTTCCGCGACGACCTGAGCGTCGACCTCGACGCCTACGCCGCCCACGTGGCCTGGCTGGCCGAGCACGGCATGGACGGCGTCACGCCCAACGGCTCGCTCGGCGAGTACCAGACCCTCACCCCGGAGGAACGGGCGCTGGTCGTGCGCACGGCGGTGGAGGCCGCGCCCGCCGGGTTCGGCGTCATGCCCGGCGTCGCCGCGTACGGCTCGGGCGAGGTGGTCCGGTGGGTCGAGCAGGCGGCGTCGGCCGGGGCGAAGTCGGTGTTGTTGCTGCCGCCCAACGCCTACCGGGCCGACCGGGCGACCGTCGTCGCGCACTACCGGGAGGCGGCCAAGGTCGGCGTGCCGATCGTCGCCTACAACAACCCCTACGACACCAAGGTCGACCTGACCGCCGACCTGCTGGCCGAACTGCACGGCGAGGGCCTGATCGTGGCGGTCAAGGAGTTCTCCGGCGACGTCCGCCGCGCCTACGAGATCCGGGAGGCCGCACCCGAGCTGGACCTGCTCATCGGCACCGACGACGTGCTGGTGGAACTGGCCCTGGCGGGCGCGGTCGGCTGGATCGCCGGGTACCCCAACGCGCTGCCCGACGCGTGCGGCGAGCTGTACCGGCTGGCAGTCGCCGGTGACGTCGCGGCGGCCCTGCCGCTGTACCGGGACCTGCACTCGTTGCTGCGCTGGGACTCCAAGACCGAGTTCGTGCAGGCGATCAAGCTGTCCATGGACGTGGCGGGCCGGCGCGGTGGCCCCTGCCGGCCGCCCCGGCTGCCGTTGACGCCCGAGCAGCACGCCCGCGTCACGGCCGACACCGAGGCGGCGCTGGCGAAGGGGTACCGGTGA
- a CDS encoding ABC transporter permease translates to MAVPVVAVPVAGPLRRLLRQPSAAVALAVVVLLVLMAVAAPLLVWTSPTDFDSAAVDPALGGLPRGALGGISAEHPLGVEPVSGRDVLARIVHGARVSLLIAVLATAVSVVVGTALGLAAGFFGGVVDAVVGRVMDLLMSFPSLIFMIALISAVPGANRELLLVLVLGGFGWPYVGRIVRGQAMVLARGEFVAAARALGAPRRALLLREVLPNLTAPVLVVATMSIPGYIATEAGLSFLGVGVRPPTPSWGQMIASAVPWYAADPAYFLIPGGFLFATVLAFNVLGDAVRDVLDPRSVRR, encoded by the coding sequence GTGGCAGTTCCGGTCGTTGCGGTGCCGGTCGCCGGGCCGCTGCGGAGGCTGTTGCGGCAGCCTTCCGCGGCGGTCGCGCTGGCCGTCGTGGTGCTGCTCGTGCTCATGGCGGTGGCCGCGCCGCTGCTGGTGTGGACCTCGCCCACCGACTTCGACTCCGCCGCCGTCGACCCGGCGCTGGGCGGGTTGCCGCGTGGCGCCCTGGGCGGGATCAGCGCCGAGCACCCGCTGGGGGTCGAGCCGGTGAGCGGGCGGGACGTGCTCGCGCGGATCGTCCACGGGGCCCGGGTGTCGCTGCTGATCGCGGTCCTGGCCACGGCCGTGTCGGTGGTCGTGGGCACCGCGCTGGGGCTGGCCGCCGGGTTCTTCGGCGGCGTGGTCGATGCGGTCGTCGGGCGGGTGATGGACCTGCTGATGTCCTTCCCCAGCCTGATCTTCATGATCGCGCTGATCTCCGCCGTGCCGGGCGCGAACCGGGAGCTGTTGCTGGTGCTGGTGCTGGGCGGGTTCGGCTGGCCGTACGTGGGGCGGATCGTGCGCGGGCAGGCGATGGTGCTGGCGCGCGGCGAGTTCGTGGCCGCCGCCCGCGCGTTGGGTGCGCCTCGAAGAGCACTGCTGCTCAGGGAAGTGCTGCCGAACCTGACCGCTCCGGTGCTGGTGGTGGCCACCATGTCCATCCCCGGCTACATCGCGACCGAGGCCGGTCTGTCGTTCCTGGGCGTGGGTGTCCGGCCGCCGACCCCGTCGTGGGGGCAGATGATCGCCTCGGCCGTCCCCTGGTACGCGGCCGACCCGGCGTACTTCCTGATCCCCGGCGGGTTCCTGTTCGCGACCGTGCTGGCGTTCAACGTGCTCGGCGACGCCGTGCGGGACGTGCTCGACCCGAGGAGCGTGCGACGGTGA
- a CDS encoding ABC transporter substrate-binding protein — protein sequence MSQCTRAGLVVVAGLLALTACNGSTAQGGSGEAVRGGTLHVLASTDLEHLDPARNYVTSSQNVARLIYRTLTTVAPKPGQAGGEIVPDLATDTGKPSDGAKTWTFTLKDGVKFEDGQPITSRDVKYGVERSFAPDLPEGAPYARMWLEGGENYKGPYENPEGLASVQTPDDKTIVFHLNRPVADFGSAASLPLFAPVPREQDTGVGYDGRPVSSGPYKIEKFEPKKRLELVRNVHWDPKTDDVRKGLPDRVVLELNLDPAVVDQRLVAGQGEDAEALAMEPIGAATVGRVVNDPALKNRLVSGESINTRFLTLNTRRAPLDNVKVRQAIAYALDKDALRTVRGGPIAGDLATTLLPPVLAGYAADDQFPSPDGKGDVAKARALLAEAGLAQGFPVTLDAPSTPGGKAQGEAVQAALARVGITVTINAISPSAFYSTIANTAQIHDMAIDGWTPDWAGPSTYLPLIFDSRLITSEGNNNHSQYHSDAVNKRLDEIAALSDPAAAATAYGELSRQIARDVPVVPFLWDKAAILVGPKVAGAYGHIAYVGRVDLATVGLRK from the coding sequence ATGTCACAGTGCACTAGAGCCGGGCTGGTCGTGGTGGCGGGGCTGCTGGCCCTCACCGCGTGCAACGGGAGCACGGCGCAGGGCGGGTCGGGCGAGGCGGTGCGGGGTGGGACCCTGCACGTCCTCGCGAGCACGGACCTCGAGCACCTCGACCCCGCGCGCAACTACGTCACGTCGTCGCAGAACGTGGCCCGGCTGATCTACCGGACGCTGACCACGGTCGCGCCCAAGCCGGGACAGGCGGGCGGGGAGATCGTGCCCGACCTCGCCACCGACACCGGGAAACCCAGCGACGGGGCCAAGACGTGGACCTTCACGCTCAAGGACGGCGTCAAGTTCGAGGACGGGCAACCGATCACCAGCCGGGACGTGAAGTACGGCGTCGAGCGCTCCTTCGCCCCCGACCTGCCCGAGGGCGCGCCCTACGCGCGCATGTGGTTGGAGGGCGGCGAGAACTACAAGGGACCGTACGAGAACCCCGAGGGGCTGGCGTCCGTCCAGACACCGGACGACAAGACGATCGTGTTCCACCTCAACCGCCCGGTGGCCGACTTCGGGTCGGCGGCTTCGCTGCCGCTGTTCGCGCCCGTGCCGCGTGAGCAGGACACGGGTGTGGGGTACGACGGCCGGCCGGTGTCGTCCGGGCCGTACAAGATCGAGAAGTTCGAGCCGAAGAAGCGGCTGGAGCTGGTCCGGAACGTCCACTGGGACCCCAAGACCGACGACGTGCGCAAGGGACTGCCGGACCGGGTGGTGCTGGAGCTCAACCTCGACCCCGCGGTGGTGGACCAGCGACTGGTGGCGGGGCAGGGCGAGGACGCCGAAGCGCTCGCGATGGAGCCGATCGGGGCAGCCACCGTGGGACGCGTGGTCAACGACCCGGCGTTGAAGAACCGGCTGGTCAGCGGCGAGTCCATCAACACGCGGTTCCTCACGCTCAACACCCGGCGGGCACCGCTGGACAACGTCAAGGTGCGCCAGGCGATCGCCTACGCACTCGACAAGGACGCCCTGCGAACCGTCCGGGGCGGGCCGATCGCCGGTGATCTCGCCACCACCCTGCTGCCCCCGGTGCTGGCCGGGTACGCGGCGGACGACCAGTTCCCCAGCCCGGACGGCAAGGGTGACGTGGCCAAGGCCAGGGCGCTGCTCGCCGAAGCCGGTCTGGCACAGGGGTTCCCGGTCACGCTGGACGCGCCGTCCACGCCGGGCGGCAAGGCGCAGGGCGAAGCCGTGCAGGCGGCACTGGCCCGGGTCGGGATCACGGTGACGATCAACGCCATCAGCCCTTCGGCGTTCTACAGCACGATCGCCAACACCGCGCAGATCCACGACATGGCCATCGACGGCTGGACCCCGGACTGGGCGGGCCCGTCGACGTACCTGCCGCTGATCTTCGACAGCCGCCTGATCACCAGCGAGGGCAACAACAACCACTCCCAGTACCACTCCGACGCGGTGAACAAGCGGCTGGACGAGATCGCCGCCCTGTCCGACCCGGCCGCCGCCGCCACCGCGTACGGCGAGCTGTCCCGGCAGATCGCGCGGGACGTGCCGGTGGTGCCGTTCCTGTGGGACAAGGCCGCGATCCTGGTCGGGCCGAAGGTCGCCGGAGCCTACGGGCACATCGCTTACGTCGGCCGCGTGGACCTGGCCACAGTGGGGCTGCGCAAGTGA
- a CDS encoding GntR family transcriptional regulator, with protein MNIPSIGPVEKVSLRDRVAHALRAAVISGEMEPGVVYSAPSLGARFGVSATPVREAMLDLVRENLVTIVPNKGFRVTEVSEKDLDDITQVRMLIEPPVVRDVTPLIPEADFPGLREMAQRIVDGAVAGDLVEYTEADRRFHLALLGYANNPRITDLVSDLRAHTRLYGLASLLEQGELEAVAREHLTIVDTLESRDAAAVENLLRAHISQTRGRWAKPAGEAPTETPANTQRKRHPKP; from the coding sequence GTGAACATCCCGAGCATCGGCCCGGTCGAGAAGGTCAGCCTGCGCGACCGCGTGGCGCACGCCCTGAGAGCGGCCGTGATCTCCGGCGAGATGGAACCGGGCGTCGTGTACTCGGCGCCGTCGCTGGGGGCGCGGTTCGGGGTGTCCGCCACGCCGGTCCGCGAGGCCATGCTGGACCTGGTCCGGGAGAACCTGGTGACCATCGTGCCCAACAAGGGCTTCCGGGTCACCGAGGTGAGCGAGAAGGACCTCGACGACATCACCCAGGTGCGGATGCTCATCGAACCTCCCGTGGTGCGCGACGTGACGCCGTTGATCCCCGAGGCGGACTTCCCGGGCTTGCGGGAGATGGCGCAGCGGATCGTGGACGGTGCGGTGGCCGGCGACCTGGTCGAGTACACCGAGGCGGACCGGCGGTTCCACCTGGCGCTGCTGGGGTACGCGAACAACCCCCGGATCACGGACCTGGTGTCGGACCTGCGGGCGCACACCCGGCTGTACGGGTTGGCGTCGCTGTTGGAGCAGGGCGAACTGGAGGCGGTGGCGCGGGAGCACCTGACCATCGTGGACACCCTCGAGTCCCGCGACGCGGCAGCGGTGGAGAACCTGCTACGCGCCCACATCAGCCAAACCCGAGGCCGCTGGGCCAAGCCCGCAGGCGAGGCGCCGACCGAAACACCAGCCAACACCCAGCGGAAGCGCCACCCAAAGCCCTGA
- a CDS encoding ABC transporter ATP-binding protein: MLEFTDVHVRYGHVEALRGVSLRVERGEIVALLGNNGAGKSTTLCAASALVPVASGTITLDGEPLPGKPWHVVRGGLVHVPEGRRVFSTLTVLENLQLGGFTHPDKAEVARRVDGVFDLLPLLAKRRAQQGGTLSGGEQQLVAIGRALVAAPRVLMLDEPSMGLAPLMVAAVLDLVRKINAEGTTVLLVEQNARAALGITHRGYVLENGVVTLSGPASVLAEDPRVVEAYLGA; the protein is encoded by the coding sequence ATGCTGGAGTTCACCGACGTGCACGTGCGCTACGGGCACGTGGAGGCGCTGCGGGGCGTGTCGCTGCGCGTGGAGCGGGGCGAGATCGTCGCGCTGCTGGGCAACAACGGGGCCGGCAAGTCCACCACCCTGTGCGCGGCCTCGGCCCTGGTGCCGGTGGCCTCCGGGACCATCACCCTGGACGGGGAACCGCTGCCGGGCAAGCCGTGGCACGTCGTGCGCGGCGGGCTGGTGCACGTGCCCGAGGGGCGGCGGGTGTTCAGCACGCTGACCGTGCTGGAGAACCTCCAGCTCGGCGGGTTCACCCACCCGGACAAGGCCGAGGTCGCCCGGCGCGTCGACGGCGTGTTCGACCTGCTGCCGCTGCTGGCCAAGCGGCGTGCCCAACAGGGCGGCACGTTGTCCGGCGGCGAGCAGCAACTGGTGGCCATCGGGCGGGCGCTGGTGGCCGCGCCGCGCGTGCTCATGCTCGACGAGCCGTCGATGGGCCTGGCGCCGCTGATGGTGGCGGCCGTGCTGGACCTGGTCCGCAAGATCAACGCCGAGGGCACGACCGTGCTGCTGGTCGAGCAGAACGCGCGAGCCGCGCTGGGGATCACCCACCGCGGCTACGTGCTGGAGAACGGCGTGGTGACCCTCTCCGGCCCGGCGTCCGTGCTGGCCGAGGACCCCCGGGTGGTGGAGGCCTACCTCGGCGCCTGA
- a CDS encoding aldehyde dehydrogenase (NADP(+)): MTRETPLAEVHAAVEAADRLCWAGFDPVAVLREVADRLDGRGDLVEVAERETHLPPARLRGELQRTTFQLRLFAELVATGAHLGVRIDHADPDWPMGAPRPDLRRVLQPLGPVVVFPAGNFPFAFGVAGGDTASALAAGCPVVVKAHPGYPELSDLTGELLADLGVVAVVHGEAAGRAALTHPLVKAGAFTGSVRGGRALFDLAAARPEPIPFYGELGSVNPVFVTRDAAFSRPKRIAEEAVASFTLGAGQFCTKPGVLLVPEGSSVPEALAAVDLPTAPMLSARIEEAYRDAVAAVPREGVSVLAGGEGPTVLLTDLRRVLADFDAFARECFGPFLLVVTYADDEDVEEFARRLDGQLTATVIADEPDGLDGLVRVLARKAGRVLWNQWPTGVSVTHAQHHGGPYPATTAVGSTSVGTAAVERFLRPVAYQNFPTALLPPSLRDDTPALALVDGVPREGALTMRW; the protein is encoded by the coding sequence GTGACGCGGGAAACCCCACTCGCGGAGGTGCACGCGGCGGTCGAAGCGGCCGACCGGCTGTGCTGGGCCGGGTTCGACCCGGTCGCGGTGCTGCGGGAGGTCGCCGACCGGCTGGACGGTCGTGGTGACCTGGTCGAGGTCGCCGAGCGGGAGACGCACCTCCCGCCGGCGCGGCTGCGCGGAGAGCTCCAGCGGACCACGTTCCAGCTCCGGTTGTTCGCCGAGCTGGTGGCGACCGGAGCGCACCTCGGCGTGCGGATCGACCACGCCGACCCCGACTGGCCGATGGGTGCGCCCCGACCCGACCTGCGGCGAGTGCTCCAGCCGCTCGGGCCGGTCGTCGTGTTCCCGGCGGGGAACTTCCCGTTCGCGTTCGGCGTGGCGGGCGGCGACACGGCGTCCGCGCTGGCCGCCGGGTGTCCGGTGGTGGTGAAGGCGCACCCCGGGTACCCGGAGCTGTCCGACCTCACCGGCGAGCTGCTGGCGGACTTGGGTGTCGTCGCGGTCGTGCACGGCGAGGCGGCGGGGCGGGCGGCGTTGACGCACCCGCTGGTCAAGGCGGGGGCGTTCACCGGGTCGGTGCGAGGTGGCCGGGCGCTGTTCGACCTGGCGGCGGCGCGGCCGGAGCCGATCCCGTTCTACGGGGAGCTGGGCAGCGTGAACCCCGTGTTCGTCACCCGAGACGCCGCGTTCAGCCGGCCGAAGCGGATCGCCGAGGAGGCGGTGGCGTCGTTCACGTTGGGAGCGGGGCAGTTCTGCACCAAGCCCGGCGTGTTGTTGGTGCCGGAGGGCAGCTCGGTCCCCGAGGCCTTGGCCGCGGTAGACCTGCCAACCGCGCCGATGTTGAGCGCCCGGATCGAGGAGGCATACCGGGACGCTGTCGCTGCCGTGCCCCGCGAGGGTGTCAGCGTGCTGGCGGGCGGTGAAGGGCCGACCGTGCTGCTGACCGACCTGCGGCGGGTGTTGGCGGACTTCGACGCGTTCGCCCGGGAGTGTTTCGGGCCGTTCCTGCTGGTGGTGACCTACGCCGACGACGAGGACGTCGAGGAGTTCGCGCGGCGGCTGGACGGCCAGCTCACCGCGACCGTCATCGCCGACGAGCCCGACGGCCTGGACGGTCTGGTGCGAGTGTTGGCGCGGAAGGCCGGTCGGGTGTTGTGGAACCAGTGGCCGACCGGGGTGTCCGTGACGCACGCCCAGCACCACGGCGGCCCGTACCCGGCCACCACGGCGGTCGGCAGCACGTCGGTCGGCACGGCGGCGGTCGAACGCTTCCTGCGACCGGTCGCCTACCAGAACTTCCCGACCGCCCTGCTCCCCCCGTCCCTGCGCGACGACACGCCGGCCCTCGCCCTGGTGGACGGCGTGCCCAGGGAAGGAGCCCTTACGATGCGGTGGTGA
- a CDS encoding ABC transporter permease: MILYTARRLAGAAGILLVICALTFAVFYLMPADPAQGACGKACSPERIAQIRATLGLDQPLPTQFAAYVGGIVAGRTYGSLECGFPCLGFSFQTNQPVWDALTSRLPTSVSIAAGAAVLWLLVGCTAGVVAALRRGTVWDRAAMMAALGGVSLPIYLTALLSQYVLVVQLGWLPYPREVALTDDPVGWFQSMLMPWCTLAMLYAGVYARITRSEVLENLGRDYVRTARAKGLPEVTVVRRHALRPALMPVVTIFGMDLGALLGGALITESVYGLPGVGKLAADAINSSDQPVILGVTLFAAAFVVLANVAVDLVYALLDPRVRTA; encoded by the coding sequence GTGATCCTCTACACGGCACGGCGGTTGGCAGGCGCGGCCGGCATCCTGCTGGTGATCTGCGCGCTCACGTTCGCCGTGTTCTACCTGATGCCCGCCGACCCCGCGCAGGGCGCGTGCGGCAAGGCGTGCAGCCCCGAGCGGATCGCCCAGATCCGCGCCACGCTCGGGCTCGACCAGCCGCTTCCGACGCAGTTCGCCGCTTACGTGGGCGGGATCGTCGCGGGCCGCACGTACGGGTCGCTCGAGTGCGGGTTCCCGTGCCTGGGCTTCAGCTTCCAGACCAACCAACCCGTGTGGGACGCGCTGACCAGCAGGCTGCCGACCAGCGTGTCCATCGCGGCGGGCGCGGCGGTGCTGTGGCTGCTCGTCGGCTGCACGGCCGGGGTGGTCGCGGCGCTGCGGCGCGGCACGGTGTGGGACCGGGCGGCGATGATGGCCGCGCTGGGAGGGGTGTCGCTGCCGATCTACCTGACCGCGCTGCTGTCCCAGTACGTGCTGGTGGTGCAGTTGGGCTGGCTGCCCTACCCGCGCGAGGTGGCGCTGACCGACGACCCGGTGGGCTGGTTCCAGTCGATGCTCATGCCGTGGTGCACGCTGGCCATGCTCTACGCGGGCGTGTACGCGCGGATCACGCGCAGCGAGGTGCTGGAGAACCTCGGGCGCGACTACGTCCGCACGGCCCGCGCCAAGGGGTTGCCCGAGGTGACGGTGGTGCGGCGGCACGCGCTGCGACCCGCGTTGATGCCCGTGGTGACGATCTTCGGCATGGACCTCGGCGCGCTGCTCGGCGGGGCGCTGATCACCGAGTCGGTGTACGGGCTGCCCGGCGTGGGCAAGCTCGCGGCGGACGCGATCAACTCCTCCGACCAGCCGGTGATCCTGGGCGTCACGTTGTTCGCGGCGGCGTTCGTGGTGCTGGCCAACGTGGCCGTGGACCTGGTGTACGCGCTGCTGGACCCGAGGGTGAGGACGGCATGA
- a CDS encoding ABC transporter ATP-binding protein, with protein MTLLSVRGLTVEFASGVRAVDGLDLDVEAGRVLGVVGESGSGKSVTSLAVLGLLRDARVSGAIEFAGQDLLSLPPRALRALRGDRMAMVFQDPLSCLNPYYPVAFQIAEAYRAHRRASRRAAHALAVRMLERVGIPEAERRARSYPHEFSGGMRQRVMIAMALCLEPDLLVADEPTTALDVTVQAQVLDLLRDLRERSGTAIMLITHDMGVVAGLADDVVVMHGGRRVEAGPVREVFHSPATAYTRGLLECVPRVDGPLPHRLPTVEVP; from the coding sequence ATGACCCTGCTGTCGGTGCGGGGGCTGACCGTCGAGTTCGCCTCCGGCGTGCGGGCCGTGGACGGCCTGGACCTCGACGTCGAGGCCGGGCGGGTGCTCGGCGTGGTCGGCGAGTCGGGCAGCGGCAAGTCCGTGACCAGCCTCGCCGTGCTCGGGCTGCTGCGCGACGCGCGGGTGTCCGGTGCGATCGAGTTCGCCGGGCAGGACCTGTTGTCGTTGCCGCCCAGGGCTTTGCGGGCGTTGCGCGGTGATCGGATGGCGATGGTCTTCCAGGACCCGTTGTCCTGCCTCAACCCCTACTACCCGGTGGCGTTCCAGATCGCGGAGGCCTACCGGGCGCACCGGCGGGCGTCCCGGCGGGCGGCGCACGCGCTGGCGGTTCGGATGCTGGAACGGGTCGGCATCCCGGAGGCGGAGCGGCGGGCGCGGTCCTACCCGCACGAGTTCTCCGGCGGGATGCGGCAGCGGGTGATGATCGCGATGGCGTTGTGCCTGGAACCCGACCTGCTGGTGGCCGACGAGCCGACCACCGCGCTGGACGTGACCGTGCAGGCCCAGGTGCTGGACCTGCTGCGGGACCTGCGGGAACGCTCGGGCACCGCGATCATGCTGATCACGCACGACATGGGCGTGGTGGCGGGCCTGGCCGACGACGTCGTCGTGATGCACGGCGGCAGGCGGGTCGAGGCCGGCCCGGTGCGCGAGGTCTTCCACTCCCCCGCCACCGCCTACACCCGCGGCCTGCTGGAGTGCGTGCCCCGCGTGGACGGCCCCCTGCCGCACCGGCTGCCGACCGTGGAGGTCCCGTGA
- a CDS encoding LysR family transcriptional regulator: MELEVRHLRTICAIADTGSLTRAAAALHQTQPGLSAQLRRIEAMLGGTLFERGQNGVVPTSFGEVVLARAQAVLPTLDELMNTAAVAPRTAGTRRFRLGSAPAPLLGGLISAIKALHPGADITTRGHHTPQPLLDDVAGGRLEAAIVGDSPGYELPVPHGVVLRSIATEPVFAILPESHELARQEEVVLEDLLDQDWAVPRPEDRTPEYWSRVALGVGRRMRIRYEAEGRLLVEVVRHGHAVSLVQPTFDEVPGVVVRPIAGDPIQFRHVLVWHRDGPLASTGEKVAGLVTESYNAARDRSPAYRRWQDRRR, from the coding sequence ATGGAGCTGGAAGTGCGGCACCTGCGGACGATCTGCGCCATCGCCGACACCGGCAGCCTGACCCGCGCGGCGGCGGCACTCCACCAGACCCAACCGGGGTTGAGCGCCCAGCTGCGGCGCATCGAGGCCATGCTCGGCGGGACCCTGTTCGAACGCGGTCAGAACGGCGTGGTGCCCACGTCCTTCGGCGAGGTCGTCCTGGCCAGGGCACAGGCGGTCCTGCCCACCTTGGACGAGCTGATGAACACCGCCGCCGTCGCCCCGCGCACGGCCGGCACCCGCCGCTTCCGCCTGGGCTCGGCCCCGGCCCCGCTGCTGGGCGGCCTGATCAGCGCGATCAAGGCACTCCACCCGGGCGCGGACATCACCACCAGGGGCCACCACACCCCGCAGCCGTTGCTGGACGACGTGGCCGGCGGGCGGCTGGAGGCGGCGATCGTGGGGGACAGCCCGGGGTACGAACTGCCGGTGCCGCATGGGGTGGTGCTCAGGTCGATCGCCACCGAGCCGGTCTTCGCCATCCTTCCCGAGAGTCACGAGTTGGCTCGGCAGGAGGAAGTTGTCCTGGAAGACCTGCTGGACCAGGACTGGGCCGTGCCTCGGCCTGAGGACCGGACCCCCGAGTACTGGTCACGGGTGGCGCTGGGCGTGGGCCGGCGGATGCGGATCCGTTATGAGGCCGAGGGTCGGTTGCTGGTGGAGGTCGTGCGGCACGGTCACGCGGTGAGCCTCGTGCAGCCGACGTTCGACGAGGTGCCTGGGGTGGTGGTCCGCCCGATCGCCGGCGACCCGATCCAGTTCCGGCACGTCCTGGTTTGGCACCGCGACGGTCCGCTCGCGAGCACGGGGGAGAAGGTCGCCGGCCTGGTCACCGAGTCCTACAACGCGGCCAGGGACCGTAGCCCGGCCTACCGACGCTGGCAGGACCGTCGGCGCTGA